One segment of Deltaproteobacteria bacterium HGW-Deltaproteobacteria-4 DNA contains the following:
- a CDS encoding glutamate-5-semialdehyde dehydrogenase: MTIREEMQRIAADAKTAGRVLATLSSAVKDEMLGQMAAALEKNIPSLLAANELDLNAGRDKGLSAAMLDRLALDEKRVRAMADGLREVAALPDPVGEVTGMWRRPNGLQVGRMRIPLGVIGIVYESRPNVTADAAALCLKSGNAVILRGGSEAIHSNRAIGALLQGVLAELHLPAAALQVVTTTDREAILELLKRDEEIDLIIPRGGESLIRFVAEHSRIPVIKHYKGVCHVFVDASADFAMAEEIALNAKVQRPGVCNSMETLLVHQDIAQDFIPRIAAALGTAGVEIRGCPLVCSLVPEAKTATAEDWAAEYLDLILAIKVVKDLDAALDHISIYTSLHTEAIITSDYSNSQRFIREVNSSTVMINASTRFADGNQLGLGAEIGISTTKLHSFGPMGLEDLTTRKFIVFGNGQIRS; this comes from the coding sequence ATGACGATTCGTGAAGAAATGCAGCGGATTGCCGCTGATGCCAAGACAGCTGGCCGCGTCCTGGCAACACTGTCGAGTGCGGTTAAAGATGAAATGCTGGGCCAGATGGCTGCGGCGCTGGAGAAGAATATCCCCTCCCTCCTTGCCGCCAACGAACTCGACCTGAACGCCGGACGGGACAAGGGTCTCTCGGCGGCGATGCTTGACCGTCTTGCCCTCGACGAAAAGCGAGTGCGTGCCATGGCTGACGGCCTGCGCGAAGTCGCCGCCCTCCCCGATCCGGTCGGCGAAGTCACCGGCATGTGGCGGCGCCCGAACGGACTGCAGGTCGGGCGGATGCGCATCCCCTTGGGCGTTATCGGCATCGTCTACGAATCCCGGCCCAACGTCACCGCCGATGCCGCCGCCCTCTGCCTGAAGAGCGGCAATGCCGTCATCCTGCGCGGCGGTTCGGAAGCGATCCATTCCAATCGCGCCATCGGCGCCCTGCTACAGGGGGTGCTGGCTGAGTTACATCTGCCGGCGGCAGCATTGCAAGTGGTGACGACCACCGACCGGGAAGCCATCCTCGAACTGCTCAAGCGCGATGAAGAGATTGACCTGATCATCCCGCGCGGCGGCGAGAGCCTGATCCGCTTTGTCGCCGAGCATTCCCGTATCCCCGTCATCAAACATTACAAGGGAGTCTGCCACGTCTTTGTCGATGCCAGCGCAGACTTTGCCATGGCCGAGGAGATTGCTTTAAACGCCAAAGTCCAGCGTCCCGGCGTCTGCAACTCGATGGAGACCCTCCTCGTGCATCAGGATATTGCTCAGGATTTTATCCCGCGCATCGCCGCGGCCTTAGGCACGGCCGGCGTCGAAATCCGCGGCTGCCCGCTCGTCTGCTCCCTGGTTCCCGAAGCCAAAACCGCGACGGCGGAAGATTGGGCGGCGGAGTACCTTGATTTGATTCTGGCAATCAAAGTCGTCAAGGATCTTGACGCGGCCCTCGACCACATCAGTATCTACACGTCGCTGCATACTGAAGCGATTATCACCAGTGACTACAGCAACTCGCAGCGTTTTATCCGCGAAGTCAACTCCAGTACGGTCATGATCAACGCCTCGACCCGCTTTGCCGATGGCAATCAACTCGGTCTCGGCGCCGAGATCGGCATCTCCACCACCAAGCTCCACTCCTTTGGGCCGATGGGGCTGGAAGACCTGACGACCCGTAAGTTTATTGTCTTTGGCAACGGGCAGATTCGCAGTTAA
- the proB gene encoding glutamate 5-kinase produces MRSNLLAHVRRVVIKIGSGVLSDPQGIEPAQIAVIADQVALLRQKGYEVIIVSSGAVSAGKGYLGIAGRPATIPLKQAAAAIGQTLLMRTWGEAFHQYGLKVAQVLLTRDDLANRRRYLNSRNTLMTLLDHRIIPIINENDTVVIDEIRFGDNDNLSALVSSLVEANLLVILSDVSGLYDRDPRTDAAAELIPCVERINDEIIAMAGSSGTDLGTGGMATKIKAAKRASLSGIGTAIINGRVKDSLLAFFAGDEIGTLFLPARDRLTAKKHWIAFSKKTRGKLIVDEGARCAMVERGKSLLPSGIIGVEGGFDRGDAVRLSSADGSEIATGVINYSLTELLRIMGHKSSEIETILGYKYADEVVHRDNLVLKTP; encoded by the coding sequence ATGCGCTCCAACCTTCTTGCCCATGTGCGCCGGGTCGTCATCAAGATCGGCAGCGGCGTCCTTTCCGATCCGCAGGGGATTGAACCGGCCCAGATTGCCGTGATTGCCGACCAGGTCGCGCTGTTGCGGCAAAAAGGCTACGAGGTCATTATCGTCTCTTCCGGCGCTGTCTCTGCCGGTAAAGGCTACCTCGGTATCGCCGGTCGTCCTGCGACTATCCCCCTCAAACAGGCGGCTGCCGCGATCGGCCAAACCTTGCTGATGCGGACCTGGGGGGAAGCTTTTCACCAATACGGACTGAAAGTGGCACAGGTCCTCCTCACCCGCGACGACCTCGCCAATCGGCGCCGCTACCTCAACTCCCGCAACACCCTGATGACTCTCCTCGACCATCGCATTATCCCGATCATCAACGAGAATGACACCGTCGTCATTGATGAAATCCGCTTCGGCGACAATGACAACCTCTCGGCTCTGGTCTCCTCCCTCGTCGAAGCAAATCTCCTTGTTATCCTTTCCGACGTCTCCGGCCTTTACGACCGCGATCCCCGCACTGATGCCGCCGCCGAGCTGATCCCCTGCGTAGAACGGATCAACGACGAGATTATCGCCATGGCCGGCAGCTCCGGGACCGACCTCGGCACCGGCGGTATGGCGACCAAGATCAAGGCCGCCAAACGTGCCAGCCTCTCCGGCATCGGCACGGCGATTATCAATGGCCGTGTCAAGGATTCCCTCCTCGCCTTCTTTGCCGGTGATGAGATCGGCACCCTCTTCCTTCCCGCCCGCGACCGCCTGACGGCCAAAAAGCACTGGATCGCCTTCTCCAAGAAGACGCGGGGGAAGCTGATCGTCGATGAAGGCGCCCGCTGCGCCATGGTCGAACGCGGCAAGAGCCTCCTCCCTTCCGGGATCATCGGTGTCGAAGGTGGCTTTGACCGCGGTGACGCCGTCCGTCTTAGCAGTGCCGACGGCAGCGAAATCGCCACCGGCGTTATCAACTATTCCCTGACCGAGCTGTTGCGGATCATGGGGCATAAATCGAGCGAGATCGAAACGATCCTCGGCTACAAATATGCCGATGAAGTCGTGCATCGTGACAATCTGGTCCTCAAGACCCCCTGA
- a CDS encoding GTPase ObgE has translation MQFVDEVKIYAKAGDGGRGCLSFRREKFIPRGGPDGGDGGNGGDVWVVVDPGLGTLLDFRYKVHHKAKNGLPGMGKDMHGKSGEALEIVVPLGTLIYDVETDELLADMVSADQRVLLLHGGMGGRGNARFLTSTNRAPRHTQPGIPGEERTLRLSLKLLADVGLVGMPNAGKSTLIATVSAAKPKIADYPFTTLVPNLGVVSYGGGYNSFVMADIPGLIEGASIGQGLGTRFLKHVERTDLFLHLVDLSDLQPGDPLENFDMINRELASHSVELAAKTQLVVLTKLDLPDVRERLPDALAFFAERGHRVFPISAATGEGVQDLINAIAVEIEARRAERNAPAATDPLL, from the coding sequence ATGCAATTTGTTGATGAAGTCAAAATCTACGCCAAGGCCGGCGATGGCGGTCGCGGTTGCCTCTCTTTTCGCCGCGAGAAATTTATCCCCCGCGGCGGCCCCGACGGCGGCGACGGCGGCAATGGCGGCGATGTCTGGGTCGTTGTCGATCCCGGCCTCGGCACCCTCCTTGACTTCCGCTATAAAGTCCACCACAAAGCCAAAAACGGCTTGCCGGGGATGGGCAAGGATATGCACGGCAAATCCGGGGAGGCCCTGGAGATCGTCGTCCCCCTCGGCACCCTGATCTACGATGTCGAGACCGATGAACTCCTCGCCGACATGGTCTCGGCCGACCAGCGCGTCCTGCTGTTGCACGGCGGCATGGGCGGTCGGGGGAATGCCCGTTTCTTGACCAGCACCAACCGGGCTCCACGCCATACCCAGCCCGGCATCCCCGGTGAAGAACGCACTCTGCGCCTGTCGTTGAAACTTTTGGCGGATGTCGGCCTGGTCGGCATGCCGAACGCCGGGAAATCGACTTTGATTGCGACGGTCTCTGCCGCCAAGCCGAAGATTGCCGACTACCCCTTTACCACCCTCGTCCCCAACCTCGGCGTCGTCAGTTACGGCGGTGGTTATAACAGCTTTGTCATGGCCGACATTCCCGGCCTGATCGAAGGGGCAAGTATCGGCCAGGGCCTCGGTACCCGCTTCCTCAAACATGTTGAGCGGACCGATCTCTTTTTGCACCTTGTCGATCTTTCCGATCTGCAACCAGGCGATCCTTTGGAAAATTTCGACATGATCAATCGCGAACTCGCCAGCCACAGCGTCGAACTGGCCGCGAAGACGCAACTTGTCGTTCTGACTAAGCTCGATCTCCCCGACGTTCGGGAGCGACTCCCCGATGCCCTCGCCTTCTTTGCCGAGCGCGGCCACCGGGTCTTCCCGATCTCGGCGGCGACCGGCGAAGGGGTACAAGACCTGATCAATGCTATTGCAGTCGAGATCGAAGCCCGCCGCGCGGAACGGAACGCTCCGGCAGCGACGGATCCGCTTCTTTAG
- a CDS encoding 50S ribosomal protein L27, protein MAHKKGVGSSRNGRDSGGKRLGVKRFGGEAVTAGSILVRQRGTTFHPGNNVGCGKDYTLFALIEGVVKFERKDKTRQKISVYPA, encoded by the coding sequence ATGGCACACAAAAAAGGGGTTGGCAGCTCCCGCAACGGTCGCGACAGTGGTGGTAAACGCCTCGGCGTCAAACGCTTTGGTGGCGAAGCCGTAACCGCCGGCTCAATTCTGGTCCGCCAGCGCGGTACCACCTTCCATCCCGGCAACAACGTCGGCTGCGGCAAGGATTACACCTTGTTTGCGCTGATTGAAGGGGTTGTGAAGTTCGAGCGCAAAGACAAGACCCGCCAGAAGATCAGCGTCTATCCGGCCTGA
- the rplU gene encoding 50S ribosomal protein L21, whose product MYAVIKTGGKQYKVSEGDLLKIEKIEGMVGDTIELVEVLMVGGAEVKIGTPLLTGAKVTARIVEQDKDKKVLVFHSKRRKGTRKLYGHRQPITRLKITGIEA is encoded by the coding sequence ATGTACGCGGTAATTAAGACCGGAGGCAAACAGTACAAAGTTTCCGAAGGCGATCTTTTAAAGATCGAGAAGATCGAAGGCATGGTAGGTGATACTATCGAGCTGGTCGAGGTCCTCATGGTCGGTGGAGCGGAGGTTAAAATCGGAACACCTTTACTCACCGGGGCGAAAGTCACGGCACGCATCGTCGAACAGGACAAGGACAAAAAAGTCCTCGTCTTCCATTCGAAGCGACGCAAGGGCACTCGCAAACTGTACGGACACCGTCAGCCGATCACTCGCCTGAAAATTACAGGCATTGAGGCGTAA
- a CDS encoding phosphatase, which yields MAYPHLPEVDLHTHTIASGHAFSTISEIAAAAAAKGFRGVGMTDHGPALPGGPHAYHFHALRFIPPTLHGVRILRGVEANIIGPGELDLPEHSLKRLDLVMAGFHEDCGFRGHDQAENTEALLHLMAKHRVHVLTHLGNPVFPIDALAVARRAAELGVAIEINNASFSISRKGSADNCRQMARYCAQFGTSVAISSDAHIAETVGFIDHALQAAEEGGVRWEQIVNRTLESTLDFLDLDSGG from the coding sequence ATGGCCTATCCCCACCTTCCCGAGGTTGATCTGCACACCCATACCATTGCTTCGGGGCATGCTTTCAGTACCATTTCCGAGATTGCTGCCGCTGCTGCGGCAAAGGGTTTTCGTGGCGTCGGCATGACCGACCACGGCCCGGCCCTGCCCGGCGGGCCGCACGCCTACCATTTTCATGCCCTGCGCTTTATCCCCCCCACTCTGCACGGGGTGCGCATCCTGCGCGGCGTCGAGGCCAATATTATCGGTCCCGGTGAACTCGATCTCCCTGAGCATAGTCTCAAGCGCCTTGATTTAGTCATGGCCGGGTTTCACGAAGATTGCGGTTTTCGCGGTCACGATCAAGCGGAGAATACTGAGGCGCTGCTGCATCTGATGGCAAAACATCGCGTGCATGTGCTCACTCACCTTGGCAATCCGGTCTTCCCCATCGACGCCCTCGCTGTTGCCCGGCGGGCTGCTGAACTTGGTGTCGCCATCGAAATTAATAATGCCTCTTTCTCCATTAGTCGCAAGGGGAGTGCTGATAACTGTCGGCAGATGGCGCGCTATTGTGCCCAGTTTGGGACGTCGGTGGCGATCAGCAGCGATGCCCATATTGCCGAAACCGTCGGATTCATCGACCACGCTTTGCAGGCAGCCGAGGAGGGTGGCGTGCGTTGGGAGCAGATTGTCAACCGGACGCTGGAGAGCACCTTGGATTTTCTCGACCTTGATTCCGGGGGTTAA
- a CDS encoding tRNA 2-selenouridine(34) synthase MnmH, with translation MLATVQIITIEQALALRERGALLVDARSPAEYAEGTIPGAINIPLFDDDERARVGTLYKVEGKTRAKRLGVKLVAPKIPGLIDQVEAAMAGNKSPVLVFCWRGGMRSFALGTFFDLAGIPTMQIEGGHKAFRAVVRDFFAQGEWGRLLVLRGLTGVGKTRLLKMLQTEGYPVVDLEGLANHRGSAFGNLGLEAQPSQIAFESLLWNEMRRIPKGGYALAEGESKHIGRLILPPRVYAALQVETSLWIEAPIATRVRITLDDYPARDELKRDFLRPLALIRPRLGGENYDRLLGYLEAGRWDDLARELMLLYYDPLYRHTCPEQRITVTIADEEPDLTPLKAAITRILKHPPGDPAGAIDPKIVKIS, from the coding sequence ATACTTGCAACGGTGCAGATAATTACCATCGAACAGGCTCTGGCCCTGCGCGAACGAGGCGCCCTTCTCGTCGATGCCCGCTCCCCGGCGGAATATGCCGAAGGGACGATTCCCGGGGCGATCAATATCCCCCTCTTTGATGACGACGAACGCGCCCGGGTCGGAACACTTTACAAGGTCGAAGGAAAAACGAGGGCCAAGCGCCTGGGGGTCAAGCTGGTGGCACCGAAGATACCGGGGCTGATCGATCAGGTCGAAGCGGCGATGGCAGGCAATAAGTCACCGGTTCTGGTCTTTTGCTGGCGCGGCGGAATGCGCAGTTTTGCCTTGGGCACCTTCTTCGATCTTGCCGGCATTCCGACCATGCAGATTGAGGGGGGGCATAAAGCTTTTCGTGCTGTCGTTCGGGATTTTTTTGCACAGGGCGAGTGGGGACGTTTGCTAGTATTACGAGGTCTGACCGGCGTCGGCAAGACCCGACTCCTCAAGATGTTGCAGACAGAGGGCTATCCGGTGGTCGATCTTGAAGGACTCGCCAATCACCGCGGCAGCGCTTTTGGCAATCTCGGACTGGAAGCGCAACCATCCCAGATCGCCTTTGAATCCCTCCTCTGGAATGAAATGCGCCGCATCCCCAAGGGCGGTTATGCCCTGGCCGAAGGGGAGAGTAAACATATCGGCCGGCTCATCCTCCCTCCCCGAGTCTACGCCGCCCTGCAGGTGGAGACCAGCCTGTGGATCGAGGCCCCCATCGCAACTCGCGTCCGCATTACCCTTGACGATTATCCCGCCCGCGACGAGCTCAAACGTGACTTCCTCCGTCCCTTGGCACTGATCCGGCCGCGGCTGGGAGGGGAGAATTATGACCGTCTCCTCGGTTACCTCGAAGCCGGCCGCTGGGACGATCTGGCGAGAGAGTTGATGCTCCTGTATTACGACCCCCTATACCGCCACACCTGCCCCGAGCAGCGCATCACCGTGACGATTGCCGACGAAGAACCCGACCTCACCCCCCTGAAAGCAGCGATCACCCGGATACTAAAACACCCGCCGGGGGATCCGGCGGGTGCAATAGATCCAAAGATTGTGAAGATTTCCTAG
- the pyk gene encoding pyruvate kinase, with product MPRTTRKTKIVATLGPVSSSPEMVKKLIQSGVDIFRLNFSHGENAQKLELIHLIRQISDKIGRQVGILADLQGPKIRTGKMAGDGMLLSKGQEVVITTADVLGEKGVIPTIYRSLPHDVQIGSRILLDDGLMELRVTALQGEQVRCLVVNGGLLKNNKGINLPGVKVSAPCLTEKDLIDLDFALMAGVDFIALSFVRTAADIEELKEIITAKGMDTPVVAKIEKPEALRNFKSILQATDAVMVARGDLGVEIEAEKVPIYQKKIIHACNQAGKPVITATQMLDSMIRHPRPTRAETSDVANAIIDGTDAIMLSAETASGDYPLEAVETMVRIAHDVENTTFILKEGKPACSGSSIAHAVAESSCHAAAILKAKAIAVFTRSGGTAALISAFRPTTPIIAFTASAEIRRRLSLYWGVHCTEVGIMENTDQQISAVEKKLLAVGFRHGDLIVVTMGIPIETRGSTNLMKVHELGTHGFHEVFEDSLH from the coding sequence ATGCCCAGAACAACCCGCAAAACCAAGATCGTGGCCACTCTCGGCCCGGTCAGTTCCTCCCCCGAGATGGTCAAAAAGCTCATCCAGAGCGGTGTCGATATCTTCCGCCTCAACTTCTCCCATGGCGAGAATGCCCAAAAGCTCGAATTGATTCATCTCATCCGCCAGATTTCCGATAAAATCGGCCGACAAGTCGGTATCCTCGCCGATCTGCAAGGCCCGAAAATCCGCACCGGCAAGATGGCCGGAGACGGGATGCTCCTTTCCAAAGGGCAAGAGGTCGTCATCACCACCGCCGACGTCCTCGGCGAGAAGGGTGTTATTCCGACCATCTACCGCTCGTTGCCGCACGACGTGCAGATCGGCTCACGCATTCTCCTCGATGATGGTTTGATGGAGCTGAGGGTCACGGCGCTGCAAGGGGAGCAGGTGCGCTGTTTGGTGGTGAATGGCGGCCTGTTAAAAAATAACAAAGGGATCAATCTGCCGGGGGTGAAAGTGTCGGCCCCCTGCCTGACGGAAAAGGATCTGATCGACCTCGACTTTGCGCTGATGGCCGGGGTCGACTTTATCGCTCTCTCCTTTGTCCGCACTGCTGCCGATATTGAGGAACTTAAAGAGATCATCACCGCCAAAGGGATGGATACCCCGGTCGTCGCCAAGATCGAGAAGCCGGAAGCGCTGCGCAACTTCAAATCGATTCTCCAGGCGACCGATGCCGTCATGGTGGCACGCGGCGATCTCGGGGTCGAGATCGAAGCGGAGAAGGTACCGATTTACCAGAAAAAGATCATCCATGCCTGCAATCAGGCCGGTAAACCGGTTATCACCGCCACCCAGATGCTCGACTCGATGATTCGCCATCCGCGGCCGACCCGGGCAGAGACCTCGGATGTCGCCAACGCCATTATCGACGGCACTGATGCCATCATGCTCTCGGCCGAGACCGCCTCGGGCGATTACCCGCTGGAAGCGGTGGAAACGATGGTGCGGATAGCGCATGATGTCGAGAATACGACCTTTATCCTCAAAGAGGGGAAGCCGGCCTGCTCCGGTTCGAGCATCGCCCATGCCGTCGCCGAATCGTCCTGTCATGCCGCCGCCATCCTCAAGGCCAAAGCGATTGCCGTCTTCACCCGCTCCGGCGGCACCGCCGCCCTGATCTCGGCCTTTCGTCCGACCACACCGATCATCGCCTTTACTGCATCGGCCGAGATCCGTCGCCGCCTCTCGCTCTATTGGGGCGTCCACTGTACAGAAGTCGGGATCATGGAGAATACTGATCAGCAGATCTCGGCAGTGGAGAAAAAACTCCTGGCCGTCGGCTTTCGTCATGGCGATCTGATCGTAGTGACGATGGGGATCCCGATCGAAACGCGCGGATCAACGAATCTGATGAAAGTGCACGAACTCGGCACCCATGGTTTCCATGAAGTCTTTGAAGATTCATTGCATTAA
- a CDS encoding phosphate:sodium symporter, which yields MSTEILLIGVAILVTIAVFDIMVGVSNDAVNFLNSSIGSRVAPRATIMAIASLGIMAGVTFSSGMMEVARKGIFHPEFFTMPELLTIFLAVMITDIILLDLFNTYGLPTSTTVSVVFELLGAAVAVSFLKIMQSGDSLTTIARYINSSSAITIIMGILLSVAISFVCGALVQFLTRLLFTFDYQKRIRRYGALWGGMALTSITYFILVKGAKGASFITKENIVWINANTALLLFLIFAASVVLLQSLQLLKFNILKPIVLIGTFALAMAFAANDLVNFIGVPLAGIEAFKTAMATADPLTVSMGALGQKVQTETLYLLLAGVIMVVTLWLSKKAKTVTETELSLSQQDEGNERFESIFLSRAIVRLVLHLFETAKLIIPKGLRIFVSRRLNPAAGQGEITGEKKPSFDLLRASVNLMVASAVVSYATSYKLPLSTTYVTFMVAMGSSFADQAWGRESAVYRITGVLTVIGGWFLTAVIAFTSAGLFAAVIFYGQAFGVIFLLLLAGALIWNAHRKHQSMEKEAQQEKVFNLKSVDNPRESVETTFEHMSLLLKETRESLDTTLNALFRLDQDRLGVERKKLNKAQQWSNIIIANVFKAMRLLDQKGLAVSHKYAQTIRRLQKITDGHRDIVLRAYTHVGNHHKGLLPVQIAELEQVRQLLREILLEVEETFSRKQTANLQRLQEKDAQLRTLAAELNNRQVARIADNTSKTRLSILYYAIVGNAMMLSKQNLELLEIFDLAFGKIEETKKNDS from the coding sequence ATGAGCACAGAAATTCTCCTGATCGGGGTTGCAATCCTTGTCACCATTGCCGTCTTCGACATCATGGTCGGAGTCAGCAACGACGCCGTCAACTTCCTCAATTCGTCCATCGGTTCACGCGTGGCACCACGGGCGACGATCATGGCCATCGCCAGTCTCGGGATTATGGCCGGGGTCACCTTCTCCAGCGGAATGATGGAGGTGGCCCGCAAAGGAATCTTTCATCCCGAATTCTTCACCATGCCGGAGCTCTTGACCATCTTTCTGGCGGTCATGATCACTGACATCATCCTTCTTGATCTCTTCAACACCTACGGTCTCCCCACCTCCACCACCGTTTCGGTCGTCTTCGAACTCCTCGGAGCGGCGGTGGCCGTCTCCTTCCTCAAGATCATGCAGTCCGGCGACAGCCTGACGACTATTGCCCGCTATATCAACTCGTCGAGTGCGATCACCATTATCATGGGGATCTTACTCTCGGTGGCGATCTCCTTTGTCTGCGGCGCCCTCGTCCAGTTCCTTACCCGCCTCCTCTTTACCTTCGATTACCAGAAAAGAATCAGACGGTACGGGGCACTCTGGGGCGGTATGGCCCTGACCTCGATCACCTATTTTATTCTGGTCAAAGGGGCCAAGGGCGCCTCTTTCATCACCAAAGAGAACATTGTCTGGATTAATGCCAATACCGCCCTCCTCCTGTTTTTGATCTTTGCGGCCTCTGTCGTCCTCCTGCAGAGCCTGCAGCTGCTCAAGTTCAACATCCTCAAACCGATTGTTTTGATCGGCACCTTCGCCCTGGCAATGGCCTTTGCCGCCAATGACCTGGTCAACTTCATCGGCGTCCCCCTCGCCGGCATCGAAGCCTTCAAAACAGCGATGGCGACGGCTGATCCCCTGACCGTTAGCATGGGGGCGCTGGGACAAAAAGTGCAGACCGAGACCCTCTATCTCCTCCTCGCCGGGGTCATCATGGTCGTCACTCTGTGGCTGTCAAAGAAGGCGAAAACGGTCACTGAGACCGAGCTCAGCCTCAGCCAGCAGGATGAAGGAAATGAACGTTTTGAATCGATCTTTTTATCCCGGGCGATCGTCCGCCTGGTGCTACACCTCTTTGAAACCGCTAAACTCATTATTCCGAAAGGGCTCCGCATTTTTGTCAGCCGCCGGCTCAATCCCGCGGCCGGCCAAGGAGAAATTACCGGGGAGAAGAAGCCATCCTTCGATCTGCTGCGGGCTTCTGTCAACCTGATGGTGGCCAGCGCCGTCGTCTCCTACGCGACCTCCTACAAACTTCCCCTTTCCACCACCTACGTTACCTTCATGGTCGCCATGGGGAGTTCCTTCGCCGATCAGGCCTGGGGCCGCGAAAGTGCGGTCTACCGCATCACCGGCGTCCTCACCGTCATCGGCGGCTGGTTTCTGACCGCAGTCATCGCCTTCACCTCCGCCGGCCTCTTTGCCGCGGTCATCTTCTATGGCCAGGCTTTCGGGGTGATCTTCCTCCTCCTCCTTGCCGGAGCATTGATCTGGAATGCCCACCGCAAGCATCAGAGCATGGAGAAAGAGGCGCAGCAGGAAAAGGTCTTCAACCTCAAGTCGGTCGACAATCCCCGGGAAAGTGTCGAAACGACCTTCGAGCACATGAGCCTGTTGCTGAAGGAGACCCGGGAATCGCTCGACACGACCCTTAACGCCCTCTTCCGGCTGGACCAGGATCGCCTGGGAGTAGAGCGCAAAAAGCTGAATAAGGCGCAGCAGTGGTCGAATATCATCATCGCCAACGTATTCAAAGCGATGCGTCTTCTCGACCAGAAAGGACTGGCAGTTTCACACAAGTATGCCCAGACGATCCGCCGTTTGCAGAAAATTACTGATGGCCACCGAGATATTGTCCTGCGCGCCTACACCCACGTCGGCAACCATCACAAGGGTCTCCTGCCGGTGCAGATCGCAGAGTTGGAGCAGGTTCGCCAACTGTTACGCGAAATCCTCCTTGAGGTGGAAGAGACCTTCAGCCGTAAACAGACCGCGAATCTGCAACGTCTACAGGAAAAAGATGCTCAGTTGCGGACTCTCGCTGCCGAGCTGAACAACCGGCAGGTTGCCCGGATTGCCGATAATACGTCCAAGACCCGCCTTAGCATCCTTTACTACGCCATCGTCGGCAATGCGATGATGCTCTCGAAGCAGAATCTAGAGTTACTGGAGATCTTCGACCTCGCCTTCGGCAAGATCGAGGAAACAAAGAAGAACGATTCCTGA